From the Mesotoga prima MesG1.Ag.4.2 genome, the window TCAAATGGTCAAATACGAAAAGAAGTGGAGGGGTTAAGTTTGATAAAAGACTTTATACTCGATACCAATGTTCTTGTTCATGATCCATACTGTTTTGACAATTTTGAGGACAACAATCTAATCATTCCATTTCCCGTTCTTGAAGAGATAGACAAGCTGAAAAAAAACTCGGGATCTGTTGGCCAGAATGCTAGAAAAGTCAACAGGTTTCTCGATTCGTTGAGATCTAAGGGCAGACTGACCGAGGGTGTTAGGCTGGAGTCGGGCGGCACGCTGAGAATAGCAGTCTTCAATGAATTCAAGAGCCAGCTTCCGCCTTTTGCAGCAAGCGGGTACAAGGATAACGCTATCCTTCTATATATGAAAGAACTTGAACTCGTAGATAAACTTCCTGTGATACTTGTCAGTAAGGATATCAACATGCGAGTCAAAGCCGACATAATGGGGATGAAGGCTGAAGACTACCTTCACGATAAAGTTGAAATCGACGACAAGCTCTCAGGAGTTCACACGTTTGACGACTCAGCCCTTAGAGACAAGTTCATAGATAGGGACGAGCTTTCGGTGGATGAACTCTCCGATTCCGTTGGGGCAAATGAATTTGTTGACTTCGGAAAGGGAATATTCGGAAGGGTAACTCCCGACGGCGAAATGATAGTTCCTCTTGAAGTCACAATGGATACAAGCAACTGGGGGATAAAGCCCAGAAATTACGAACAGATGATGGCCATGGAACTGCTTTTGGACGATAGGGTGAGGGTCGTCTTTATACCAGGAATTGCCGGAACTGGTAAGACGCTGATTTCGCTTGCTTGTGGTCTGAGGAAGGTTGTAGATGAAAAGAAGTATGAGAGATTGCTTGTTGCAAGGCCTATTATCCCGATGGGACAGGATATAGGTTATCTTCCTGGCTCGATGGAGGAGAAGATAGATCCATGGATGACTCCAATTTACGACAATCTCTATTTGTTGTTCAGCAATCGCCATATGGACATGGACTCATTCTTGAAGAAGAGAGAACAATTGGAAGTTGAGGTCCTAAGTTATATTAGGGGGAGGTCAATACCTAACCAGTACTTCATAATTGATGAGGCTCAGAACCTTTCTCCGCATGAAATCAAGACGATTATAACGAGGGTGGGGGAGAATACCAAGATCGTCGTTATCGGTGATCCCTACCAGATAGATAATTCCTATCTCGATGCTTACAGCAATGGCTTGACATATGCGGCGTCAAGATTTAGGGACAAAGAACTCGCAGGCCACATCACTCTGATGAAAGGTGAGCGATCAGAACTTGCAAGTCTGGCCGCAGATTTGCTATGAGGTTTATGTATGGGTGAGATATTGGAATATGATCTCTTCGTAAAAATCAGGCCAGAGGACATTCATGTGCTTTGTTATATTGCCGAGGCAGAAGACAATCTGATGAACATCAGGCATGTTACTGACGAAGGACTACTTAAGATAATCGTCCCCGCCGATCTGCTGGAGGAAGTCAAGAGTTTTCTTCAAAGCATTAAGAACCGTATTGAACTGGAAGTGGTGGAGATTCGTGCGAATCCTGGACATACTTGATAACGCAGTACCGAACGAAAAGGCAGAAAACGTAAGAGAGATAGACTACGAGAGGCTCCGAAAACTCGGTTACAGTACGATTCTCTTCGATTATGACAACACAATTGCTGTATGGAGAGAACCTTTCGACATGAGGAACAAGCCCGTTATAGATAGCTTGATTTCATCTGGAATGAAGGTTGGAGTCGTTACTAACGGACCACAGTCGAGAGTCAAGAACCTGAAGGATCTCTTCGGAGAAGACCTGAAAGTGTATCACTCGATGAGGAAACCCGGGACAAAGGAGCTGAGGAAAGTTCTCAGCGAGATGAAATCGAGACCCGAAAAGACAGTAATAATTGGCGATCTTTTCTTCACGGATATAATTGCGGGAAATAGAATGGGTATGTACTCAATTCTGGTATCCCCTTTGGTGGATATCAGCCATAAATGGTATAAGAGACTTCTGGGGAAGGTCACAATTGCGGCCTATCTCGTTTTTTTCTTCACTGTTGGTTGGATATTCAGAACCGGAAGACTAGCAACGCCCCACCTTTTCGCAACGACCGTTATGGATATTGATTTTGATTCACTTAAAGATTCTGGTTATAGACTGATAATATTCGATTTTGACAACACCCTCGAAAAGTGGGGAGCTACCAGCGTTTCGAAGGAGAAACGATTGCTGATAAGCAGAGTAGAGCGGCTTGGCCTTGAAGTGGTTTTGATTTCAAACGGGAAATCAAATAGACTTGGAAAAATCGAAAGAGAACTTGGTAAGACAAAGGTTATTAGTCGGGCAAGAAAACCTTTTACATTCAAAGCAAAACGTGTATTGAAAGATTTCGGTATACCTCCATACAAGACGGTAATTGTTGGTGATCAGCTATTCACAGATATCATCATGGGGAACTTATTGGGTGCTTATACGGTTAAGGTAGAACCGATTTCCGACAGGGAGTTCTTCTGGACGAAGCTTGTGAGAAGAGTAGAGAGTCTCATATTGAGCAAGATGAGGAAGCATCCCGAAGTGGAGGCGTTGGATAGATGAAGTGTGGTGGTTGCGGTGCTGAGCTCCAGCATGATGACCCAGCCGGTTTAGGTTACATATCCAGATCGGTCATGGAATCCAGGCTTCAGTCGGGGAAACAAGTACTGTGTCGTAGATGTTTTTTGATCAAACACTATGGTTCTCTTTCTGAAGACGATAGAGTCGTTCATTCAATCGACAACCTAAAAGAATACCTCGATCTTGCGCAAGATGTTATCTACGTCATTGATATTTCAGATTTCGACGGGACCTGTAGAAGAGATATCTTGAGACTCCTGAAGGAGCACACCGTTCACTACATACTGAACAAGATAGATCTTCTGCCTAGGGAGGTTAAAATCGACGAGATAAGAGACTGGGCGGCCAGTATGCTTAAAGTACCTAAGGAAACCGTTAGACCCGTTTCTGTGCTGAAAAATCATGGTCTTAAATCACTCTTCTCTTATTTGAAATCGGCTTCCGAGGAGTTTGTCTCCGTAGGAGTGACAAATGTTGGGAAATCCTCTATTCTTAATGGTCTTATACAGTCTGAAGAACTTACAGTGAGCCGATTCCCTGGAACGACTGTGAAGGTAGCTTCTAAGAAAGTCGGCGGCTCCGCATTCACCGTTTATGACACGCCCGGAATCTTCACAAAGGACAGGATAACAGACCTTCTGAGTGTAGAAGATCAAAGCAGATTCCTTCCACGCAAGAAGCTTAACAAATCGACGATTCAGTTTCACGATGTTCGTACAGTTTTTCTTGGTGGATTTGTTAGGTTAGATGTAAAAAATGAGAGCGATCCGGTCGGGATATTCCATGTCTTTGTTCCTGAAAGTGTAACAGTGCACGAGACTAATTCCGATACGGGAAACGAAGAGTGGGACAGATGGTATGGAGGAATCTTGAAACCTCCTTTTTCGGAGTCGATTCGAAGCAATTACAAATGGAAAAGCGAAAGATTCAGACTTATAACCGGTCAAGAGCTTCATATATTCGGAATGGGATGGATAAATGTGGCAAAAGGTCCTCTGACGATCGCTGTAACTACCCCAGAGGGTGTTGCCACAAAAGTAAGAAAGGGACTTATTGGCGCGAAAAAATTCAAGAAGCAGAAATAACTGGAGGTGTTTTTGTGAAACTCAAGCAACCGGCAATCAAGACAGGCGTTTCAAACCGTCATCTTCATCTTAGTGCAGCAGATATCGAGAGTCTTTTCGGCAAGGGTCATGAGCTTACTCCAGTCAAGGATCTTGGACAACCTGGCCAGTTTGCATGTGATGAAAAAGTGATTCTCGTGGGTCCCAAAGGTGCGATCACAGGAGTAAGAGTTCTTGGACCTGCCAGAAAGGCAACTCAGATAGAGGTATCTAGAACGGATTCCTTTACTCTTGGCATAAAGCCACCAATTAAGGATTCCGGCGACCATACGGATACGCCCGGTCTCACGATTGTCGGTCCTAAAGGAACGGTAGTGCTGAATTCTGGAGTAATGCTGGCTAAGAGGCACATACACATGACGCCTGAGGACGCCGAAATCTTTGGTGTTAAGGACAAGGATATCGTTATGGTGTACGCTAAAGGTTCCGGAACGAGGAAAGTAGTATTCGACGATGTTCTAGTTAGAGTTCATTCCAGTTACGCTCTGGAGTTTCATGTAGATGTAGACGAAGCAAATGCGGCCATTCTCAACAACGACGATCCGGTATACATTGTTGAGGAGCTTTAAGTGATTTATCTGGGGACGAGCGGATACTCATTCCCCGACTGGGTGGGTACTGCTTATCCAGCGGAGATAAGCTCTTCTCAGATGCTGAGATACTATCACTCTGTTTGGAGATTCAACTCAGTTGAACTAAATTTTACTTATTATAGAATGCCAACATATAAGACAGTTACTGGAATGATTAGAAAGATACCTGGTGAGATGATCTTTGCAGTAAAAGCGCCGGGAAGAGTGACTCATGAGATATGGAAGAACGGTCTCAACGAGCTAGAAGAGATCTCGGATGAGTTCTATAATGCTCTTTTTCCAATGAAAGAAGAGGGAAGATTGGGCCCGTTGCTTTTTCAGTTTCCCTGGTCCTTCAAGAACAACAAAGAGAATATGTCTTACATTAAAGCAGTCGCAAAGACTTTCAGTTCAGATAAGAATTTGCTCGCTTTCGAATTCAGGCACGAGAGCTGGGCAGCTGAAGAGGTCTTCGAAACCATTGACAGATTGGGTGTGGTACCTGTAACCGTTGACGAACCTTCATTTGGTGGATTGTTTCCATATCTTCCGAGATCAGGTTCCAGGGGTGCTTATTTCAGGTTTCACGGGAGAAATCCCGATTGGTTCAACAGCAAGGGCAGTGAGAGGTACAACTACGATTACCCGAAAACTGATTTGAGACGTTTTGCACTCGATGTGCTAGAATTTCATAAGCATGATCTACCGGTCTATGTATTCTTTAATAATTGCTACATGGGAAGAGCAGTTCACAACGCTCTCCTGATGAGAGACATCTTAGGAGGTGCCTGAATAAAGAATGACCTTTTCTGATTACATAAATGTGGTTCTCAGAATGATAGCTGAGGGAAACGAAACTCATGAGATCTATGAACAGCTTCAGAAACTTGGCTTGAGGGAAGTTGAGATCACCGAGGTCTATAATGCCGTTATTAGCATGATTACTTCCGGTTCTGAATCAACGGAAGTCATCTTGGACGGTTATTACGACCCAAGGAAAAGAGTCTTCCTTGATGAAGAGCTGAAAGCGATAATTAGCGTTCCAGGTCTGTATAAATCTCTTTTGTGGGGAGATATTTCCCCCGGTGATTTTGAGAGAACATTAAGCGATTTTTCTTCCTACAGTTGAAAAACCCGCCATTAGGCGGGTTCCCTCTACGTAATCCATTTTGCAACAGGTATGAAGTATCTGTGAGGTAGTCTTTCGGGGTTGGGAATTACTCTAACAGTGTATGCAAGCTGCCCTTCTTCAGCTACGGTGAATTTGCCTCCATAGACATATTCGCCGTGAACATCTTCCTTAACTAACTTCATGGGGTAAAGACTAAACCCGTCCATTTCTCCTTCGTCATTCATCTTTGCCACGAAGATCTCGACCTGAACCTCAGAAGGATCCATAGTACCGAGATATATGTTCGCTGAAACAGAAATCTCCTGTCCTACCTTAACGGACTTTGCAGAAGTCTCACCTATCATATTGGGCTTGATTCTTATGGCATTCCAGCTTGAACTGAATTTGTCTTTCCAGATGGCAACACTCTTCGCGAGTTTGAAATCATCTTTTTCGACTTCTTTGGAAAGATCGGCGACTGGGAAATATAGATCCTCAGCATAGTCTGCGATCATCCTGTGAGTATTGAATTTGCTTCCGATTTCTTTGATAGAGTTTTTCATTCTCTTTGCCCACTCTTTGGCAACTCCCTTTTCGTCTCTAGAGTAGTAAAGGGGAATTATCTCCTTTTCAAGTGAGCTGTAAATGGAAACGGAATCAATTCTATCCTGAAGCTCGTGGTCCTTGTAATCTCTATTGTCGCCGATGGCCCAGCCGTTTACTCCGTTGAAGCCTTCTACCCACCAGCCGTCTAGAACACTGAAATTCAGAACTCCATTCATACCAGCCTTCTCACCACTGGTTCCACTAGCTTCATGAGGTCTTCTCGGTGTATTGAGCCATACATCGACACCGCTCACCAAGTGTCGAGCTATGTTCATGTCGTAATTTTCGACTATAATGATTCGACTTTTGAATTCAGGAGTCCTGGAAATTTCATAAAGCTTTCTTATCAGTTCCTTTCCAGGGTCGTCTGCAGGATGAGCCTTCCCGGCAAAGACAAACTGAACCGGTCTTTCAGAGTTCGTTATTATCGACTTCAGCCTGTTGATATCCTTGAAAATTAACGTCGCCCTCTTATATGTGGCAAATCTCCTTGCGAATCCAATCGTAAGAACATCCTCGGGAAGAGCTTCTTCGACTTCCATAAGATCTTCAATGGTTTCGCCAAGTCTCATTCTTTGCCTCTTGAGCCTACCTTGGAGAAAGTTTCTGGCCCTGGATTTTAGCGACATATGCAATTTCCAGATCTCCTCTTCGGGTATTTTGTCCACTGCCTCCCAGATTTCGGGGTCGTACACTTTTTCGTGCCAACCGACAGGCAAATATCTGTCAAGAAGTTTGACCAGATCTGGGTTCAGCCAGGTCCAGATATGTACTCCGTTTGTAACATGAGATATTGGGACCTCGACAGCCGGCAGGTCGGGGTAGATATGATTCCAAAGGTTTCTGCTTACCCTTCCGTGAAGTTTGCTGACTCCATTAGCTAGAGCGGACAATCTAAGGGCTAGAACGGTCATACTGTATTGCTGGCCTCCGCCCGGAAGTCTTTCAATCCCGAGATTTATGAATTCATCTCTCTCGGCTCTTATTGTGCTCCAGAAATCGCGGAAGTATTTGTCGATTATCTCGAGGCTGAACGTGTCATTTCCGGCGGGCACAGGAGTGTGAGTGGTAAAGACGTTGCCTGATTTGACAATCATTGAAGCTGTGGATAAATCTATCGAATTCTTCTGAACCAGCTCTCTGATTCTCTCGAGAGAAAGGAAGGCCGCATGCCCTTCATTCATGTGCCAAACATTCGGCGAATAATTGAGCATTCTGAGAGCCCTCACTCCGCCGATGCCAAGGAGAATCTCTTGTTTTATCCTAGTTTCCCGGTCACCGCCATAGAGTGTAGCAGTTATGTTTCTGTCTTCCGGCTCGTTTTGGGGAATGTCTGTATCAAGTAGATAGAGAGATGTTCTTCCCACGGCTGTCTTCCAGATTTTCGCCCAGACTTTCCTGCCTGGAAAGTCGATGTTAACAAATATCTCATCTCCCGAGTCATCCTGTGCGGGAACTACGGGGAAGTCTTCAAATTCATAAGAGTGGTATATGTTCTGTTGCCAGCCCGACTCGTCGATTCTCTGTTCGAAATAACCGTTCCTGTATAAAAGACCGACGGCAACGAAGTTCAGTCCCATATCACTGGCAGTCTTCAAGTGATCTCCAGCAAGAATCCCAAGACCCCCGGAGTAGATCGGGAAAGATTCATGGAAGCCATATTCGGCACAGAAATACGCGATACATTGTTCCTTTCTGTCCGGATGTTCTCTATCCATCCAGGTATCTTTCCCACCCATATATTCATCAAACTCTCCTACAACACTTTCATACATCTCAATAAATGGTTTGTCTTCGGAAAGCTCATAAAGTCTGGTTTGACTTATCCTTCGAAGAAGCCTTATGGGACTCCTTCTTTCCTGATACCACATTTCTGGATCCATGTATTTGAACATCTGTTGAGCGCGGTAGTTCCAACTCCACCAAAGGTTCTTTGAAAGTTCTTCAAGTCTTCTTAGCTTCTCCGGTAATCGTGGTACTGCCATCACTCTTTCGAGGAAGTACATAGCAATAACCTCCTAATTCTGGCAATTCTGTCCAATTATACCTTTTTATGCAAGTCTGTGCTTTCCTACTATCATTTCGCTCGCCATTTCTACGAATTGCTAGCAGAGCTACAAAAAAGGGAGCCTAGCTCCCTTAATTCTATCTAACTTTCGCTCTTCCATTATGGTCTTTTACGGATACCTCTTTTCTTGTCGAGTCTTCTCTTATAGGCAGAAATCTTCTCGCCGCTATCTCTCATGAACTTGGCTAGTTTCTTCTCGAAATCCTGGCTTGTAGGCGCCTCTTCTGAACCTTTGCCTTTCAAATCCTTTATAGACAGCTCCCACTTTCCGTCTTTCGTAGTTCCGAGAACCTTTGCTTCCACTTTCTGACCAACTTTGAGATAGTCTTCAATGTTCTTCACGTACTCCCTTGCGACTTTTGAAATGTGGATGAAACCCTCTTCTCCGCCTTCAAGATTTACGTACGCTCCAAATTTCTTAACAGAAGTCACACTTCCCTCAACAACGGTACCCACTTTCACACTCACATGACTAACCTCCAATTGACTATATACTTGAGTTTGCGCAAAACGCTTGCTCAGTAATTGTCTCCGTATTTGTTTCTGAACTTCTGTACTCTTCCCTCAGTGTCGAGAATCATAGAAGACGCATCTCCGCGGAAGAAGGGATGGCAGCTCGAGCAAAGGTCGATCTTGATATTTTCCTTTGTTGAATAAAACTTGTGCTCCGCGCCACACGTACACTTTACAGTCACTAGCTTCATCTCAGGGTGCATTTCTTTTTTCATCGGGGCTTCACCTCTTCATGTTGTAATTTGCACAGAATTCATTATATCATAGAGAGGAAAGCGTGTCAAAGACTTAATTATGGCTGAATGCTGTACTGGAACGGTGAGTAATGATGACTGACGATATATTGAACTTTGTGAAAGAGGCCGCTTCTTCCCAAGGATTTTACGCCTTTTATAGTAACAGAAAGGAGCGTGTCGAGAGTTTAAATAGGGCTCTAAAGAGAAGCCCTGTAAGTAGTACAACGATTGCAAAAATCCAAAGGAGAATAAGCGGATTGGCCCATCTCTCTTATGAAGAGATCGAATTTTCGATCGACATACTCCGCGAAAGAGACAGGGCACCCGAAGATAGGGTTGAATATGCTTCTACACTGTCCAAAGCATCAGTCTCAGATATGGGGCACCTGCTTTTTTTTGTGGATCCGAGAAACAATCCTCCAGTTACTGGCCCGGTAAAAGAGAGAATTCAATCGATCGATGATTACAAAGAATGGCAATCCCTAACTCGCTCAGTTGGTGAGCATGGGATTCAGGATTTCGTTATGCTCGAAGCTGCTTTGCTTTTCGAAAGGGAGGAGAATAATAGAAGCTCCAATCTCTCTGAAAGACTAATAAGAGCTGTTTACACAGATATCTCAGAAATAAAGACCCTTAGAAATGCTGTAGCTTCTCTTTCGAAATCCGAAAAAAGGCTGCTCAGCAATCTCAGGTTCACACATCCCTACGTTAAGACGGCCATTATGTCGAATCATTCTAGACCTGTCGTTATTGACGGCAGCAATGTTGTTTTTTCGATGACCGATCATGCCGATCTAAAAAGAATCGATGATCTCTTCCTAAGAATGGCTCTTTGCAGGATTGCTTTGTTCCCTTATAGGATAGTGTTTGATGCAAACATCAGATATACTATCGGCGGCTTTCAGCAGGAGAGTCTCAATAGGCTTCTGTCACTTCCTCAAGTCGAGACATACTCTCCTGCCGATGATCGGCTAATCTTTTTGGCGAGAGAGGGCGGTTCGGCAGTGATAACCTACGACAGGTTCCTGGACCATGCTGCTGAAGATATTACGATTATCAGACCGGAGGAAATCGATGAAAGTCTCAGACTATGATTTTGAGCTTCCGGAAGAACTGATAGCTCAGAAACCAGCCATTCCAAGAGACAGTTCCCGGCTATTGGTTATCGATAGGGAGACATACTCATTCGAGCATAGAGTATTCGCAGAAATCGAGGATTTTCTTCATCCGGGAGATGTTCTTGTCTTAAACAACAGTCGTGTTATTCCGGCAAGACTCCTCGGCAAAAAGGAAACAGGGGCCAAAGTGGAGGCCGTCCTTACGGAAAAGCTTGGCGGGGGCCTCTGGAAAGCCATAGTTAGGCCCGGGTCAAAAATCAAACCTGGAAACGTGCTCTTGTTCAATAAAATTTCCTGCAAAGTAATAGAACACTGCGATGATTCAAGCAGGATACTAGATTTTGGTAGCGTAACAGATGAAGACGTAAAAAAAGCAGGCCTCTTAGCAATTCCACCTTACGTCAAATACTACCCAGACAATCCAGAGTCGTACCAGACGGTCTATTCTCGGCCGGAAGGCTCCGTAGCTGCCCCCACTGCGGGATTGCACTTTACGGATACTCTTTTGGAAAGACTTAGGAAGAAAGACGTCGATGTTCAATTCATTACTCTTCATGTCGGAATTGGCACATTCAGACCCGTCAAATCAGAAACAGTAGACGGCCACAAGATGCACAATGAATTCTTCTCCGTTTCTTCGGAGGTTGCAGAGAGATTGGAGCGAGCCAGAACCGAAAAGAGAAGAATAGTAGCGGTTGGAACTACTACCGTGCGAACCTTGGAGAGTATAGTTGCTCGCCACGGCTGCATCGTAGGTGATAGCGGTCATACGGATATTTTTATCTATCCTCCTTATACATTCAAAGCGACCGACTCTCTCATAACTAACTTTCACTTACCGAGATCTACCCTTCTTATGCTCGTTTCTGCATTCGCCGGGAGGGAACTGATTCTCTCTGCCTACAGAGAAGCCATTTTAAAGAGATACAGGTTCTTCTCGTTCGGTGATGCCTGTCTGATACTATAGAGAAGCGGCTCTGAGATGCTAGAAATTCCCAAGCTGAAGTCTTATACGAAAGAATAAGGCGTCTTCTTTGCGGGAAAAAAGGTGCCCTACTGCTCTTCTTCTTCGAGCATTGGAGAGAAAAAATGCATCCACGTCATCTTAAGGACTATCGCAAAAGGCACGGCAATAATCGCACCAAAAAGCCCCCAGAGCTGTCCGGCGATAACTATCATCAAGATAATTATCACCGGGTTTATCCTGTTGTATCCCTTCATGAATACCAGGAAGAGTATAAACGCAGATGCGTGTACAATCACTAGTATTATCATTAAGGTAATCACAAGAACCAGGTCTTGAGTAGACACTGCCAGCAAGAAAAGAGGAATGAACTCAAGAGGGACACCGACAATGGGTATTAGATTTGTGAAGGCGGCCCACGTACCCATCAAAAGACTGTATTTAAGTCCCATAGAATGCACAACAATGCCAACCACCACCCCAACGATCAAGGCGATTACTACCACTGAAATTACATATCGCTCTAGATTCTTGTAAGTATCTTCGAGGAAGCTTATAGCTATTCCACGCACTTTCTTGGGGTAGAATCTGGGAATAAAATCCTTCACAGTGAGGAAGTAGTAACTCAGGTAAATCGCGCCTACAATGGTAAAGAATAGAACAAGTCCCGTACTGGTTAAGAAGCTTGGAATCTTTTCAAGTATACCAGGCAGAAATTTCATTAGGCTGCTCTGCACTTGAATGAGAAAGTTTCTCACACTTTCGTAGGTGGCTCTTTGTGTTGATGGGTCAATATTTTTCGGCATGAAGTAATCAACTACGTTGCGCCACAGTTCTTGTGAATGAACTACCATTGCATTATCCAGAACCGAAGCTGAAAGCAGTTCCGCCGCTTCTGGGTTAAGATAATTCGAAATGATTTTGTGTATCTCTTCATATGAAGCGTTTTTTTGCTTACTGCTGCTGATAATTACGACATAATCGCTTCTGTTTTTCAGGGTCTCCTCAAGTAAGGCAAGATCCTCATTCAGGTCTTCCGAGTCTGCGGTGATCGGGTCCATGATATCTGAGTAGTAACGTTTGAGATCTTTTGACAGCAGATCCAAGGATTCAACCTCTTCTGGAGAGAGTTTTGAAAGAAACTCCTCTTCGGAAAGAAATGTATCTATGTTTGCATTTACTTCGAAAGAAGTTATTTCGGTCTCTTCAGCGGAGGGAAAGAAGTCTCTCACTATGTTATAGAACTTGGAAGCTTCTTTTGCAACGGGGGTAGTAAGGAACACGATCAGAAGCGTGAGACCCGAAAAAATCACCGCCAGCCCTATGCCAAGAGAGATCGACCTTTTAATGCGAAAACTTCTTTCTGCAAATCTCGCCCATGGCTCCAATATTATGACAACCGTGAAAGTTGCGAAGAAAATCATTGCAGTTTGCAACGAAACTGAGAATACCATAAAAAAGAGAGCCAGGTAGAACAGGGTGAAAATTGCAGCATTGAAACGAGGTTTTTTCAAAATCTCACGACTCACTTTATGCCCCCTTCAAAGGGAGTTTAAAGAGTCTTTCAATCTCCGAAATCTCCTTTGTGATCCCCATAAGCACTATGAGTTTTATTCTTGCTTTAATCGGGGATAGTTCCTGAGCGAAGATTGCACCAATATCGGCCAGACTCTTTCCTCCACCAACATATCCGTAAACTCCAAGAACACGGCCTTTGAAGCACCTTGAAGTAATGATTACCGGAACCCCTTTCTCCTCTATTAGGTATTTTACTACGTGATAGACTTCTACAGGTACATTTCCCCTTCCAAATGTTTCAAGAACTACCCCTTTGAATCCAAGATCGGGAAGTATCCGCAGGATCGAACCGTCGTCTCCTGTAAAGGTCTTTACAAGGGCTATTCTCGATTCGATCTTTTCTACATTGAATACTGCCCTCAACAAAGGCTTTCTAAAGAAAATCACCGTGTCTTCATCCACGATTCCCAGTGGTCCATGACCGGGAGAGTCAAAAGTAGCAACATTGCTAGTGTATGTCTTTGTGACTTCTCTGGCGGCGTGGATTTCATCGTTAAGGCACACCATTGTCCCCATTCCAATCGCAAGGGGACTAACTGCAACTCTAACTGAGGACAATACATTTCTCGGACCATCGGTTCCCATTTCGTCGATGTTTCTCATTGCAGCAGTACAGATAATTGGTTTCTCGCTTCTGACTGTCAGATCTAGAAAATACGCAGTTTCCTCTAGCGTGTCAGTGCCGTGTGTAATAACTACTCCACAAACTTCCTCTCTATCGAGAAGCTTCTGAACTACCTTGGAAAGCGCCCACATCGTCTCGGGATTTATGTATGGGCTTGGAATGTTTGAAAACTCGTAGTGCTCGGTACAGGCCACATCTTTAAGTCCGTCGACGTCCGCCACGTGTTTGTTCAATCCCTGAGCCGGTACAGAAGCACCAGTCGCAGGATCCGTAATCATTGCGATCGTGCCACCTGTTGTGACTATAACGACCCTCTGTTTCATAGCCACTTTCCTCCTAGTTTTGTCTTTATTAATGACAGTGTCTTGTGAGTTTCTGGGCCAACAATCTTGATTAGCTCTTCTCTTGTTCTTGGTCTCTTTATCACAAGGGACTTTGCCCTATCCCTTCCAATTCCAGGGATGAACCTCATTTCTCTTTCACCTAGGTTGTTGAGTTCTGTTCCAACTGGAAGACCTGTAACGGATCTCATCCCGTGGCCTATGACTACAAAATCGGTTCTATCCTCAAACCGGACGGGGCTGCCGACAAGAATAGGATATGTACCGAGCGGTCTGCCAAAGTAGATCATCCCCTCGCTAAATTCAGGGATTACACCACGGATGATCGCTCCCAGTGGGAAGGTTTTCTTCAGCATTTCGGCGTCTATTTC encodes:
- a CDS encoding AI-2E family transporter; translated protein: MSREILKKPRFNAAIFTLFYLALFFMVFSVSLQTAMIFFATFTVVIILEPWARFAERSFRIKRSISLGIGLAVIFSGLTLLIVFLTTPVAKEASKFYNIVRDFFPSAEETEITSFEVNANIDTFLSEEEFLSKLSPEEVESLDLLSKDLKRYYSDIMDPITADSEDLNEDLALLEETLKNRSDYVVIISSSKQKNASYEEIHKIISNYLNPEAAELLSASVLDNAMVVHSQELWRNVVDYFMPKNIDPSTQRATYESVRNFLIQVQSSLMKFLPGILEKIPSFLTSTGLVLFFTIVGAIYLSYYFLTVKDFIPRFYPKKVRGIAISFLEDTYKNLERYVISVVVIALIVGVVVGIVVHSMGLKYSLLMGTWAAFTNLIPIVGVPLEFIPLFLLAVSTQDLVLVITLMIILVIVHASAFILFLVFMKGYNRINPVIIILMIVIAGQLWGLFGAIIAVPFAIVLKMTWMHFFSPMLEEEEQ
- a CDS encoding asparaginase, which translates into the protein MKQRVVIVTTGGTIAMITDPATGASVPAQGLNKHVADVDGLKDVACTEHYEFSNIPSPYINPETMWALSKVVQKLLDREEVCGVVITHGTDTLEETAYFLDLTVRSEKPIICTAAMRNIDEMGTDGPRNVLSSVRVAVSPLAIGMGTMVCLNDEIHAAREVTKTYTSNVATFDSPGHGPLGIVDEDTVIFFRKPLLRAVFNVEKIESRIALVKTFTGDDGSILRILPDLGFKGVVLETFGRGNVPVEVYHVVKYLIEEKGVPVIITSRCFKGRVLGVYGYVGGGKSLADIGAIFAQELSPIKARIKLIVLMGITKEISEIERLFKLPLKGA